Proteins encoded in a region of the Rutidosis leptorrhynchoides isolate AG116_Rl617_1_P2 chromosome 9, CSIRO_AGI_Rlap_v1, whole genome shotgun sequence genome:
- the LOC139869163 gene encoding RING-H2 finger protein ATL66-like, producing the protein MSTTQTFHFEDDDLDDDNFEIEGNKLLYMIILFSIIIFLTICFFVYTRCVARSRSATSSVSRISVQLSEPEGLDAATINNLPIKVYKQVNETTTFECSICLGGFEEEEKVKMLPNCSHFYHCECVDKWLITHTSCPICRTQVQVDSPV; encoded by the coding sequence ATGTCAACAACTCAAACATTCCACTTTGAAGATGACGATCTTGATGACGACAACTTTGAAATTGAAGGAAACAAACTTCTTTACATGATCATCCTTTTCTCCATCATCATTTTCCTCACTATTTGTTTTTTTGTCTACACTCGTTGTGTTGCTAGATCACGATCTGCCACGTCATCAGTTTCAAGGATATCTGTACAGTTGTCGGAACCAGAAGGACTTGATGCGGCAACGATAAATAACTTACCGATTAAAGTTTATAAGCAGGTGAATGAAACGACGACGTTTGAATGTAGTATTTGTCTTGGAGGTTTTGAAGAAGAGGAGAAAGTAAAGATGTTGCCAAATTGTAGTCATTTTTATCATTGTGAATGCGTTGATAAATGGTTGATTACACATACGAGTTGTCCTATTTGCAGAACACAAGTACAAGTCGACTCGCCTGTTTGA